accaccatggccggccaacAGACACAATTTGGGAAGGCTTCAGAGAAAGCAGTTCCAGGGAAGATCCACCTTCCACGTTTAAGGGGCACCATATCTTGTATTGGACACATGTACAACTGTCCTTCAAATAGTAGACTCTGAGTTCCAACATTAGGGCAATTTTTTTACTCCTATGAAGGATTGGCTTTGGGGCTTGCCTGTCATTATGGAGATATgattaaaattctgaaacattggcatagttgttttgttctgtttttttctgtctctatttgagtggtgtgtgtgtgtgtgtgtgtgtgtgtgtgtgagagagagagagagagagagagagagagatagggttaCCTAAAGGGTGATGACACCATAAAGAGAAATTGGTTACAGAGTGCTTTGTAGaatgaatattaacattaaagcAAAATACATGAGTCTTTCCAGTTGCACCTGCATTTCACTTCTTGCCAATCTTTAAATTTAACAGATGGAATTTTACTGTGTCAAGAAGCATTGAATGCTGAGAGGGAGCTATGTCATCCAGATACAGATCTCTGCAGATTTGATGCTACAGATGAAGAGTTGAGATGTAAGTGTTAAATTGAGATATTCACTTTTCTGGTATATATGCAATATGTGAGACTCAGAGACCACTCACAGGAAAGTGCACACGCCAACCTTTGTTGCCATTAATGTCCTAGTTTTAGCTGGAGTGttattgggaggctgtggtggtttATACTAAATACATCAATTTAAGGCGATGTCATTTTGTGAAACAAACTAAAGCCATTGTGGAATGATATGCaatgtttcttctataaaatttcagtgtgattatgaatagtaaataatttaaactaacTAATCTAATCCCATAAAGTAGGTaaggtaaaatataaagccattttaaaaattgttgactgggtatggtggctcatgcctgtaatcccagcactttgggaggccgggatgagaggattgcttgaggccaagagctcaaaattagcctgggcaatatagcaagatgtcatctctaccaaaaaaaaaaaaaaaaaattacctgagcatggtgccatgcacctgtggtcctagctacttgggaggctgaggctggaagattgcttgagcccaggagtttgaggctacagttggctatgattgcaacactgcatttggcctgggaggcagaacaagaccctgtctcttaaaaaaattaaaacatattgtgACTGAAGTGGTGACACATACAACAAAAACTAGGAATCCAAAAACTAGGAATCTCCTTTTTTTATGGCAATGGGTCACATTTGAGAGGATATTGtacaggtggatcaactgagaaatttttgcaaaatggAGTTGCTGGTACACTCTAAGGCTTATTGAATCCCAACTTCCAGATATAAATTAGTGTGtgctgatgtgtatgtgtgtatataagccTTCTGGTTGATTACAACACATAACTTGGTTAAGCAGCCACTCTAGCAGACTAATAGTCCACCAAGATCTTTTTCTCCCGTTTAGTGTGTCAGGCCTGTGGGTTTGAATTTGACATGTGTGAGTGGACGTCAGAAGCATCTGCTGGCCAAATTTCCTGGATGCGCACAAAAGCGAGAGAGATCCCTGCATTCGAATCCACACCTCAGCAGGATCAAGGAGGTGATgatgaaggtagaaaaaaaataatatcttttatgtATTACTTTCAGAATTCTGCTTTATGGTAACTAGTTATAAGACATTACATAGGAGGCCTTGGTGAATATACtgagtatattttattgaaaatacattCTGCCATAGGAGCTGAAGGTGAAAATAACAATTATgtttccaacagtgtaaaacaagaattatactaggttaacaatattttttaagttttattatttccttcaggaTTTATTATCGTGtgaacaaaaagtattaaaaggcttttttttttttgagacagagtctcactctgtcacccaggctggaatgcagtggtgagatcttggctcactgcaacccccgcctcctggattcaagtgattctcctgtctcagcctcccaagtagctgggactacaggcacgtgctaccatgcctggttaatttttgaatttttagtagagacaggaattcaccatgttggccagactggtatcaaactcctgacctcaagtgatccacccaccttagcctcctgaagtgctgagattacaggtgtgagccatcatgcccagccaagtcagccagctctttctttctctctttctttctttctctctttctttctctttctttctttctttctttttctttctttctctttctttctttctttttctttctttctttctttccttccttccttccttccatccatgcttccttccttccttctttctttctctctttctttcaacacTGCTCTGTTGTCAATGAGTTTCTTCCTCTTGCTaacatattaatttgtattttctgtttacttttattctttttgcttttttttctttcttccttttcttggagGGGTGagtattgttacatttttatttttatttttttcactgatcTGGAAGCTTTAATTTATATATCTTATTGTTATGACTGTTCTTAATTTTTAGGGTATattctttatatgaaatttctttaacaaaaccTAAAGTGCTCTAGTACTTCTGCCTTCTTGAACATGAGAAAGACCAAactatcatttaattattttttggtccTGAGTTACaattgaacattttaaagagttttaaagtcAATATCTTGTTATGATACTTGTAATTAttaagtttatatatttcattatttttcttactcaccattgttttttagattttatgcTTTCCTTCTTGGTTCCCTTATCCCCTTGCAAAGGTTGActctttaatcaatttttcttttatttagaaaagatcTGTGGTGATGAGCTCCCATAGTACCtgtaaacttaaaatgttttaaaattgttctcacttcgaaataataatttatctggtcatacaattttagatttttttttttaatttctaagtacAGGGTGATTTTCCCTCTTTAGCTCCTGATATGTGCTGTAGTGACGGAGAAGTCTGAGTGCATGTAATGGTTTTCAGtttaatgcagattttaaaaatgtttcttatctttgttatttgaaaatttcagtaTGATGAGTGCAGGAAtgagtatatgtttaatttttaatgctcAGAATGCACATATATCATCACTTGCAGAAATTATGTTATtctattcaagtaattctctcttACTCCCTCTAATCTTTTCATCTTGAGTTTCTATTAAACCCAACTAATGTTCACACTCCATAACCTGactcctcctttttattttctatataatttactcTATTTTGAGTTACATTTCAGGGCTTCTGGTACATGAATTTTCTCTTTGACACTATGGCCAGTCTAGGTTATATTCTGCCTATTGGGCATTTAATTTaaagtcttaatttatttttgttttaaatgtatacttgctaatattttcttatttatttcctagtgtatcttaatatgtttttaatagaatgtattagaattgcatgaaatttaatttcttttttgtacaatttataaatgtaattcgTTTTTGCTGTCTttagcattatatttatatattttactgtgcagattattattttttatttttttattttttgggggtagcagtaatattattattatggttatttattttatttaagttccaggctacgtgtgcaggatgtgcaggtttgttacataagtaaacatgtgctgtggtggttggctgcacctgtcaacccattacctaggtattaagaccagcgtgcattagctatttatcccaatgatctccctcccctcacccctcaacaggccccagtgtgtgttgttccccttccctgtgtctgtgttcaagttgttcagctcccacatataagtgagaacatgtggtgcttggctttctgttccagcattagtttgctcaggataatggcttccagccccatccatgctcctgcaaaggacatgatctcatttctttttatggatgcatagtattccatggtgtatatgtaccacatttcctttatccagtctatcattgatgggcatttgggttgattccatgtctttgctattgtgaatagtgtacagactatttttaaaaagattaatagactttactttttagaattaCTCTTTTCAAACTGCTTTTTGCCTTGCaggtgccttgtaattttttgttgaaagtgaGACATGATTTACTGTGCAAAAGACATTAATGTAAATAGTGTAAGGTTTTACATTACGTTTATCCAGTTAAGGATCATATTATGCTTAGTATTTGCTGTAGCTGTAAATATGTGAGGCTAAAATTTGGTctcatgttcttgtttttgtctttcttgttgTATTTGGGTTTCCTTAgagacttctttttaaataaatgtcagagACGTGCAGCAGTTTCAGTAGCATGAAGAAGCATTTCagactttattttcaaaaatgaagttgtaaaattatagaaatctctttataaatctgtgttgtCCTTGTTATTAAGTTCAAGAACAGCTCCAACTGGTTTTAAATATCAGATGGggaaaaatttatatacaatatctttatgtaaaacaaaatccATAGGTGACGTTTAAAAGGACTGTAGATATCTCATAACTCTATGTGGCTTGgtaagaaagaagacattttaagttgtatttcctaaaactataaaggattttctacaaaaagtaaatcaaaaaatCATCCAGAGGGGCAAGAATTCtgggaaggatgaagagaaattctTGATTAGAAAAGAATTGAATtgtgatatttaaaagaaaatgacaataatttggTGTTATAGCAATTTGTATATGTAGGTTTCTTTTACAGGAATCTTGAATTTTTACAAAAGGGTGTTATCAAATTTTGATTATAGAAATTAGGAGATTTCTCTACATATtggaaatgatatataaaaatgaaaacctgttATTTGTAGTTGATGTAATCATTTGAAAACACTatccttttaagtaaaatatttgtgttttaagtctGGTTTTGAAAACTTCAGAAATGTGATAGTTTTAGTCAGACAGAAAGAAGCTAATGTTTTcctaaattgcttcttttttcttttatctttcaggtTATTATGTATGGGTAGGCGCTAAGCATGCTTTCACTCTTAACCATTTAGACAGCAGGGCTTACCTAAATAGCTCTGTGTGTCATTGCCTGGGCAAGAGCTGTCATCTTCAATTCTATTATGCAATGGAAAGCAGTGTCCTGAGAGTAAGACTGTATAATAATAAGGTAAGAAGAAAGttgcatttatttcaaattcattgaaTCAATGAAGTTTCTAACTCTTGGCAACTTGTGTTTCGATTTCTCAGTTGCGCATAGGCTTTTATTCTTTAACTTGactttatttggtgtacttttaaaaagaatgattaagAAACTAGGATAGGGGACATTCTCATGTACAAAAGTTAATGTGATAACTTGCccaatattatttcataaagttttcaaaattcatgGAATTATATTAAAGAAACTATAGATCTAATAAAAATGGGATAGCTGAGATTCTGTATTGTGAGCTCTGTATTGAAGCTCTGATGTGATCTGTTTTGGACATTACATCTACATATCATTAGAACTATAAATATAATGGTTAAAACTTACTTGTTTGGGTAGCAGTagacataatttttaagactggtaattattgattaaatattgAACAATGGCACACTGGGTAGAGTGAGtccattcttcttctctctccttgtccAATATGCTCAATGAGTTCTAAAGTGTAAAGCTGGGTGAGTACTCCAATTAGTAtaacagataaaaacaaactgACAGCTGATTCCATAGTATAGGAAAACACCCTGCTTTTTCTACTCTTACGCACTCAGCACTCCCAAtatctcacttctgacaccagatgcatgtttttttttccaacacaGCAATTCCGTTCTCTAGTGGACACCAACTGAGTGTCGTTTGATTTGCCTCAATTCTGACACTGCTACGTGAAGATAGTACAGATTCCACAGGTTGAGGTCTCAGGCCCACAAGACTACCCCTACTTCAGATGTCAATCACAAGCTTCCTATTGTGCCTCTTACCTACCAGCTATAAATTggagttcccatgacccccttcttaggtttgataatttgctaggatggctcacagaattcaggaaaacactttactcatgttacccatttattattaaaaatgtagatgaacAACCATATGGAAGAGATGAATAGGGCAAAGTATGTGGGAAGAGGGGTGGTGCTTCTCTTCCATGCATTCCCGGGTGTGCACCCTCTAGGAACCAAAATGCGTTCAGCAATCTAGAAGCTCTCTGAAACCTGTACTTCAGGAATTTGTATAGAGGATTTCTCACATAGGTATGATCATTTATtagctcaatctccagcccctctcttcttcccccaagaggtggggctgaaagttccaagcttctaatcatAGCTTGATCTTTCTGGTGATGAGTCCCATAAGATTCTATTAACATCCCTACTGATTAGGAAATTAACAGGTTTTTGGGAACTATCTGCCAGAAACTggagatgaataaatatattcataataaataatatataatgtataattatatgtaatataatatataacaaataatatatttattattttatgtatccagATTTATATGATTCACATAATTACATCTATATGTATgtgagatatctatagatatatatctctacacatcaatatagatataaatatatagatagataaatatggatgtcatatatatatcacatatctgTAGATATGtggatgtgattatatatatatatatctccccacacatccatatacacacatatagatatataaagtaatatacatatgtatataaattcttttttaattgaatgagaTATAATTTTCCTGGCATTCTGGAACttgttatgtttttgtgttttttgcaatAGTACTTTGTAGTCACTGCCCTGcaatctatttaatatatttcactccatttggtaAGGTGtggggggaggaagaaaaggggacaACATCTCCCTATCCTTCCTGCAGCATTACAAACTGTCCAGATACGTGGGATCAATTTtaccaaaaaggaagagagaaaaaatttaactgtATCCATGTATGTTCCACCATTCATGCCTCAATATTTCAGTTGCTGTCACCTGTGCTGTTTGAACCAATCCCAGCAAGCCTCCATGCAATCTACAACATTCTATAATTTCCAACTCCTTCTTCAATAAAGGCATAGTAGAGAAATTCTTGAATAATTTCGATGAGCttaaattatagttaaaatggttaaattatatatgtgggcCTATGGTAATGCTTTTCAGATGACAGATAATtaattatttcatgaaaattgaatgaatttttaGCCTAAATTTAAGTGGAAATTTGTATTATAATATGGTCTAATCCTGAGGATTATTTTAATCTGCTCTGAAAATGagtgatgtattttaaaagtttcaatgcATGTAGAATGGAATTGTGTATTTAATTATGAATGTGAGTATGTACTGtgtatgtaattatgaatgtgtatatgtattatgtaattatgaatgtgtGTATTTAGTATGTATGTGATTATGAATGTATATAGATTGGAATTACTGAAAATGAGCCATGCCATTCTTCTGGTGGCTTTAGAACCATAcaagaaaagagtgaaaacaaattGGCTTCAAGTGTTACATCATATAAAAATGACGTTAGATACCACACATCATTAACTCTATTAATCAGTAATACAGTTATCAAGATTCTGTCTCtcatattataagaaaagaagttaatcatAGGGAAATGATCTAGTGTATTAACCAGAACCAAATGAATGTACATCTTAGAGACTGTTGACTGATGTTTGATTTGTTAGTATCCTGCGAGGTGTCCTGTCTTTTCTGACACTATTTGCTATCCTCTATACATATGTTACTCACTGATGCAAAATCTGCATCAAAGTACATTTAAGTCCTAAGACAATGTTTTATCACACACTTAAAATGACTCCAAACAAacctatcatttaaaaaagtagctcttgatgaaaatgatgatttaCATCTTTCCATGAACAGGATGCTGTTGTATGTTGTGAACATCTATTACTCTATAAATGTGAGGAGGTAAGCCAAGAAATATCTAGCAAGAATGCTGaaggttgttttctttatttccagaggACATTAGAACTTGAGAAGTGAAAAACTCAGGTGAAGGCAAGTTGTTAAATAAAGAGTTCACTCTTTAGAATCAGCTCAAGTGTGTAGCAATTCTAGTTTGTACCATCTAACCATTCTTGGGTTAGATCTGCGTCCatgatctataaaataatactcaTAGCAACAGACTACTTTTGTTCTGTGTAGGGtttccatgtaattatttaccaagaaatttatatgtaatttttctttacaacCAAATTTACTTGTAATTCTTTACCAAATTACATGGTCTTATTCCTAGATGCGATCAAAAGTAGTGAAACTCAACAACATTGACTTTGGTACCCTTGATTTCTTCACTGGAAGAGAAAAGCATAGACTGGCATCTCTAAGAGATAGagtgttaataaatatgttaaatatttttcttgaaaggtAAATCGGCATTATTGATCCTGGACCGGCGgagcaaagatatatttttaaaaaaattatttactgattTTAAGATAAAAGTAGAACATCACTTGCAAAGCTTTGCTGagttggagatttcttttttacattaacGCCTGTGAAAAGTAACTAGAAAGTGGAAgagtaagaacagaaataaaatgaaacctgatttcactaagaataaattctttttacaaaacattgctaGTGCCATCAGACtggaaaatgtatagaaaaatatagatCTCATTCACTGTGTACTATGAACTTGGCTTATGAAAAACTATTTAAGTTTGGAAAGAACACTGctcacttttcaaaaatgtaagtgCACCCATCTTCAGGGGGAGCAGAGGGGAATCAATTAGTCACTGTGAAAAAAGAGCACAATAgctctaaattattttcataaaatgaaaacggGGGAAAGTGGTGAATGCAATTTGCCAAGAGGTGTCACTAAAAGCATCTGTGTAGGGTGAAAGTGTTTTGATGCTAAATAACTGAAGTTGTGTaagaaataagcagaagaaaaattagttgCTTGTCTCAACTTTTTATAACTCCAGTTCATCCTGATTCGCCATGAAAGCTATCAGCCGAAAATATGTCCACCCCATGTGCTTCATTGTCTTGTGGAAATCTTCACAGTTGATATGAATAAGTAATGAAGCAAATTGTAATGGATTTAGACTATCTTCTGAAATATTTAGGTCTTGGAAATTTGGAGTAGGCATCTGAGGGTGCAGGACTAAGTTGAAAGtagattcatttttagaaaatcttgGGCATGCATAAAATATGTGAGGCTGAGTGAGGACACAAATATTGATATCACTTATCATTTGGATTAAAACAAGATGTTGCCTTTCAGGGCCGTTTTCTATCTCATGCTAGAAAGTgggacagagccaggctcagagctcaacctgagacataattatgtcaatcttcacatttttaccatattgttacctaaaaattcatgcattctatatgtaaacattatgaacaatttggtctatttttgggaagaaatgtgaatttgaatgtctaataaaatgtaaataaaaataagatttcagaGCATAAAAGCATCAACATAAATCATAAAGACCAATGCCATACATGCCGTAGACAAAATTTTGAGTACCttatagacttttttattttatttagtttttttgagacggattcatgctctgtcgcccaggctggaatgtagtggtggcatcttggctcactgcaacctgcgcctcccaggttcaagttattctcctgcctcagcctcctgagtagctgggattacaggcacccaccaccacgcctggctaatttttgtatttttagtagagatggagtttcaccatagacTTTTATTGAGCTTCTTACATTCAATACATGTTTTGAATGCAGTAAAGGCTTGTTACTACACTCATAGCATGTAGTAACAATTTTACATAGATTTTGCAATCTGAAAAATGATCATTGTACAGGTACATAACATAGATTTCTCTAAAAGATGTAAATAGGCCTTTGATAGAATGACcaaattaagaatataattttcagaatgtaactgtattgTTTGGAACTTGGACCAAATGtttccacaggaaaaaatatttagtataaattgaaattgtgcagaaaatgcatctgacaacatttttaacctttatattgtttgcctgtaatctttttcttttctagtatcatggcaatattacaaaatgtaataatgttattgagatcaacatttaaattgctgatcttattaactgttatttagaattttatttttgaaacgcagtactgtttttttaaaagatttcatccAAATTTTTGTTCCATCCTAATACTGTTTATCTACAAAAAGCAGCTTTACTACATAAAcatgcttcattttcttattttttaatgatattcagCTTTTTCAACTTGACTACCAAGACTTTAGATTTCCTAGTACTTTATATCATACAGGTAAGGTAATACCTACTACAATGTAATTAAAAGAGCATGTATGTAAATGTGAAGATTAGAATATGGGTAATGAGTGATGTCTTTCTCTTCaaatcaaaggaagaagaaatattttggacaTACAACATATCAACTCACAGCCAATGGGTGAAAGCAGATGTGTTAATACCAGAAGATCTGAAGACATTTaaggtatgaaagaaaaaaaaagtatttttttttatcatggttTAAGTTTTAGCTTTGCAGTAATAAATTGATCATGCACTGCTAAAGTTAAATTAACATTTAAGTTAGGGATGCGTGCTTGTATATTTGGGGAGAGtgattgcttactttttaaattgtacctTTTCCTTCTGAGACCAAATTTCCCATGGCGGGGGACATAGAGTGTATCCACTCTTGTTCACAGCTTCCTCATTCTCCACAGCCTTCCTTTCTTGCTCCACAGCACCATGCTTTGCCCCAGGGAAACAAATTGCATTATGAAGTAGGTAAATAGTAAACTGGTATTGAAACTTAGTAGAGTATAGGCAAATGTTTTGAATGCAATAATTCATATCTATATAACACATGGAAAGCTCTATGTacaccaagaaacatatgaaacatacataggctcaataggaatgctttctcttaaaaaattaaattgatatttgtgttgtattaggttggtgcaaatgtaattgcagcttttgccattgtggcttttgccattgcttttaatggccaaaacctcaattatttttgcaccaacatgATATA
Above is a genomic segment from Pan troglodytes isolate AG18354 chromosome 23, NHGRI_mPanTro3-v2.0_pri, whole genome shotgun sequence containing:
- the LOC129138470 gene encoding MAM and LDL-receptor class A domain-containing protein 1-like, which produces MCEWTSEASAGQISWMRTKAREIPAFESTPQQDQGGDDEGYYVWVGAKHAFTLNHLDSRAYLNSSVCHCLGKSCHLQFYYAMESSVLRVRLYNNKEEEIFWTYNISTHSQWVKADVLIPEDLKTFKIIFEGTL